The genomic region AATCGTCCAGTTGTTTTAATAATTTTGAGACTTCCTTTGGGTTATCTGAAGCAGGATTAATGCCTATCACCGCATCACCACATCCATACATGAGTCCGTCGATAATACTCGCCGCAATTCCTTTGGGATCGTCAGATGGATTATTCGGCTGTAATCGCACCGAAAAATGCCCTTTTTTACCAACTGTATTTCTGAATTTGGTGACCACTTCGATCTTTTGAGCTACGGATATCAGATCTTGATTTCTCATGATCTTGGATACAGCCGCGGCCATTTCAGGAGTCAATCCAGAAGAGAGATCTTTTAAAGTCGCACCATCTACTTCATAGGAAAGAAGGTAATCTCTGAATTCAGCAATCGTAAAACTCGATATTGGTTTAAAGGCTTCTGCGTTATGATCATCGATTATCAACCGGGTAACTTCATCCTTTTCATAGGGGATCACCAGGTCATCGAGGAATGTTTTCAGTGGAATTTCACTAAGACAATACTGCGCTGCAATACGCTCTTTGTTATCTTCCGCAGCAATTCCAGCGATTGCATCGCCAGACCTTTCAGGTGTAGCTTTCGCCATCACCGTCTTCAGGTCTTTAAAAACATAGCTTTTACCGCGAAGAGTGAATTTATAGGCCATCTAGTTATATTCAGAATAATTGAATTTACTAAATGAAAACTATATTGAGGGCTGAAAATTAGAGTTTTGCCTTTATTTAATATTTCAGGAAATCAAGGTGTAAATATAAACAAGGTTAAAAAGTATAAGTATCAAAAGGCTCAGTAGACTGAAAATTCTATATGTTTTTGAAGGTCGGTCTTCTTGCGCCATTTGGTCTCCGGTTACTAGTTTATAATTGAACCATGCAATAAAAGGAGCTGAGAGAAAAGAAAGGGCTGTAGCGAAATCTATCAAGATTGTAAATGAGGCGGTAAAGAAGAATAGTATAATCAGGGATAAACCAGGGATCAAAAAAACGTTGATCCGATAATTTTTCCATTTCCTTTCTGTTTCTGACTTCCCCTTTTTAGGATGCTCAGCAAAAATCTCTGAAAGCACGCGGGGAAAAGCATCGGTTACTGCCAGGGTAGTGGAGAACATAGCGATAAATGCTGCAACAGCTACAATTGGCTTACTCCAGTCGCCTAAAGTTTTTCCGTAGAGATCTATAAGCTGACCTGAAAATTCCACTCCGTTTCCGGAAAAGGTGGTTCCGCTTCCAAACATGATCAGGACACCCATCAGGAAGAAAAGAAGTCCGATGATCGCTGCAGCGAGGTACCCAACATTAAAATCGAAAAATGCTTCTTTGAGACTAGTGCGCTTTTTATTCCCTAATGCTTTTTCTCTGGTCCAGATGGAATGCCAGACGGATGCATCCAGGGGGATAGGCATCCATCCCATAAACGAAATTATAAAGGCAATGCCTGCTTTGTTCCATACTTCTGGAGCTTCGATACTTAATGCGTTATCAAGTCTTCCTTCACCAAATGCCAGAATCACGGCCGTTAAAGTGGCTAAACCCAAAAGACTTACTATAACTTTCATGGTTTTGTCCAGTGCCGGATATTTACCAATAAGTAACAAACCTATACAAATTCCAATTATTATGAAGCTCCAGGTGAACGAGGACCAACCCATTCCAAACAGTCTTTCAGCAAGGCCGGCAGTAACAATGGTCACTGCAGCCTGAATGATAAACATGCTGCCCACAGTAATTATTATAAAGGTCCAATAAGGGAATTTTCCCAGTTTCCTATAGCCGGAAATAAGATGGTTACCGGTACCTGCGGCGTAACGAGGACCAAATTCCAGGAACGGATATTTGGTGATACAAGCCAGGATGAGGACCCAAAGTAACAAAAAGCCATAATCTGCTCCGGCACGGGTAGCCTGCACCAGGTGTGATACCCCAATGGCAGCGCCCGCCAGTAGAAATCCGGGACCTAGAGTTTTAAAAATTGAGGTTTTAGTATTACTTTTTAATTGCATTGAAAAAATGAATATATAAGTCTAGTTGAACCTGATTCAGCTTCCAGAAAGTTCCTGAAACTCCCGAAACATCGGGACAGGATCACTAGAGAGTCAAATTAAGCAAATTTCGAGATCAATTGAGTGTTTACTTCATGTCCGCCTTCGAAGGTAAGTATCTCAAGGTTTTTAGGAAATAGATCTTTGAGCCGGGCTTCTTCTACCTTGACTATTCCAGATTTAAGATATTCATCTTGGGTTCCATAAATAAAACTGAAGTTTGTCCTATCAAGAAACTTAAAATCATCTGCTGTTAATTCCTGTGGAACTTTTCCGGAATGCATGATAAGGTTCTTACATCTAATATTTCTTCTGGCGATAAACCTTGTAGCTACTGAAACTCCCTGCGAATACCCCATAATATTAAGATTTTCAATTTTAGATATGCCTTCAGCTTTATAAACTGCATCCAGGTAATTCAATACATTTTCGATCTCCAATTCGGTATTTTCTCTGGTAAGCCATGAAGCGCCAATATGCCTGTATTCTCCATTTAAATAATATTTTGAAGGTGCCTGCGGGATAATTATATAATTCTCCTGCTTGTCCAAATGTTTAAAATACTTGAGAAAGTATTTGCTCAGGTATCCAATCCCATGAAATACAAGCCAGACAGTTTTAGTGTTTTCAGTTAATTCATTAAGAGTTTGATAGGTGTTAGTTGAAGTATAGGAAACTGAATTTTCTTTTATCATAGACCATTAAATTGTGTGGTAATAATATCAAAACTAGGGAAATCACCTATTAGATAGTCTTCTATCTTCATATATTTTTGTACAAGATGCCCTCCTGAATCCATTTACTATACCTCACGAGGAGCTATACTTTTCCAAAACCCTACTAATTCCCCCTGCGAAATCAATCGATACCATTGGTATTGAATGATTATCTAGTGTTTTGTTATTAACCATTCAATATTTATAATTATGAAAAATTTCAAATTTCAACAATTCCTAATTGCATTTCTGGCAGTACTGGTATTTTCCTGTAGCAAGGATGATAAGGTATCTCCAGATGATTTGATCAGTGAAGATGTGGCCGTAGTTCATTTAGGACCTATTCTTAATCAATTTAACAATCAGCAGACAAGGCAGTCATTAGACGGAATTCCTGATTGTAGCGAAGAGGCTCCAGGTTTTGCACAGATCTCGCTTACTTATGGAGATGATGATACTCCGGTTGAGGTAGTGGTCGAAATTCTGGAAGACGAGAATGGCCTTTTTACAGCTTATGATGATGCACTGGAAATACCAATTCCAGGTGGTTCCAATACAGTTTCAGTAACCTTGAATGATTTTCTTGTTTGGACCAATGTAGATGATGCTCCTGGAGAGGTTATTTGGGCGGCACCAAAAACTGGTAGTGATTATGCAGCTTTTGTAGATAATCCCCTCCCATTTAGCTGGGATTTGAGAGCAGGATCTAAAACCTATACCAATGTAGATGTTCTTTGCTTTGACGATAGGGTAGTGAATTTATATGGATATCAATTCTTCGATATAACTCCTGAAGTTATTTATGAGCTATGTTTCTTTGCGAATTATTGTTCAGATGCTGGAAGACATTATACTGCTAATTATAGTCTTGATATTTATTATGGTATTTCGGCTAATGGAACACCGCTATATTCTGGTGAAGTTCCTATGATCGGAGAAGATGGTGAATTTTATGCCGATCCTCTGTGTTTGGCGATCCCCGGACCTCAAAATGATGAAGCAGATGATGTTCCTTACCTATATTATGAGGCTACATTATTAGATTGGGAAGATAATTATGGTAGTGCAAACGGTCAAACCATTAGTGGAACCTGGAGCTGGAATGATATCGAAGGGCTGTTAAATGAAGATGGAGAAACCTCTGAATATTTCCACGCTTTCATTAATTGTGGTGATGAGGGTAACGGCCCGGTAGACTCAGATCAAGATGGAATTCCAGATATCGAAGATAACTGTCCAAATGTTCCTAATCCAGATCAGGCTGATGCAGATATGAACGGAGTTGGCGACGCTTGTGAACCAGGGAATGATGATGATGGCGATGGTGTGCCAAATGATATTGATGAATGTCCAGATACAGATCCAGGTGTAGAAGTAGACGAAGTAGGATGTGAGAGTATTCAGGTGCCTGGAAGGGATATAGTCGTGCTAAATGATGCTAACATATTCGATCAGAATTCTATGCAGGACCCAAATAATGTGAGATTTGTACAAAACCTGGTCAATTTTACAACCACAGGTAGTAGAAATGATGGTAGAACATTTATGTTCGATACCGGAAAAAATACCTCTTGTCCACAATGTCCGGATATATGGGCAACTATGCGAAGTGTGATCACTAATGAAGGTTTTACTATTTCAGATATTTCCTCTACTAATGGGTCTTTGACAAATATTCCGACAGATGTTAAGATCATTATGCTGGTGATGCCAACTTATCAATATACAATTGAGGAGATCAATACATTAAAATCCTTCGCGGCAGAAGGTGGTAGGATAATTTTTATGGGAGAACATGAACTCTATTACGGAGCAGGTATTGCTATCGAAAATCAGTTTCTAATCAATATGGGTGCTGTACTGCGAAATACCGGAGGATATGTAGACTGTCTGGATTTTAATGGAGCACCTCCAAAAGTGATCCCGTCTGAATCTATAAGGAATCACCCGATCATGGAAGGTATTGATGGTTTATCTATTGCCTGTGCATCTATTATAGAACCGGGTGAAGGTGACTTCGCTTTATTTTATGATACTACCAATACTAATGTACTGGGAGGTGTTGCCAAAATAGATACCGAGCCTATCAGAAGTTCAGTTCCAGTAGAGAAATCTGCGCAATATGATATTATTGAAAATAGTCGAATTAAAGCGACCTTGACAGGTAACTAATATTAATTATATAGATAAAAAAAGTCTCCACTAGGAGGCTTTTTTTATTTTCCAGAAGGTAATTCATAAAATTAAATTTTAACATGTTTGTAATTTTAGCTGTTTCCAGAGGTTACAACTGTTTCGTACTTTTACGCTATAACCAAACCAAAAATAATGACGAAGGA from Gramella sp. MT6 harbors:
- a CDS encoding Nramp family divalent metal transporter, encoding MQLKSNTKTSIFKTLGPGFLLAGAAIGVSHLVQATRAGADYGFLLLWVLILACITKYPFLEFGPRYAAGTGNHLISGYRKLGKFPYWTFIIITVGSMFIIQAAVTIVTAGLAERLFGMGWSSFTWSFIIIGICIGLLLIGKYPALDKTMKVIVSLLGLATLTAVILAFGEGRLDNALSIEAPEVWNKAGIAFIISFMGWMPIPLDASVWHSIWTREKALGNKKRTSLKEAFFDFNVGYLAAAIIGLLFFLMGVLIMFGSGTTFSGNGVEFSGQLIDLYGKTLGDWSKPIVAVAAFIAMFSTTLAVTDAFPRVLSEIFAEHPKKGKSETERKWKNYRINVFLIPGLSLIILFFFTASFTILIDFATALSFLSAPFIAWFNYKLVTGDQMAQEDRPSKTYRIFSLLSLLILILFNLVYIYTLIS
- a CDS encoding esterase encodes the protein MIKENSVSYTSTNTYQTLNELTENTKTVWLVFHGIGYLSKYFLKYFKHLDKQENYIIIPQAPSKYYLNGEYRHIGASWLTRENTELEIENVLNYLDAVYKAEGISKIENLNIMGYSQGVSVATRFIARRNIRCKNLIMHSGKVPQELTADDFKFLDRTNFSFIYGTQDEYLKSGIVKVEEARLKDLFPKNLEILTFEGGHEVNTQLISKFA
- a CDS encoding thrombospondin type 3 repeat-containing protein, which produces MKNFKFQQFLIAFLAVLVFSCSKDDKVSPDDLISEDVAVVHLGPILNQFNNQQTRQSLDGIPDCSEEAPGFAQISLTYGDDDTPVEVVVEILEDENGLFTAYDDALEIPIPGGSNTVSVTLNDFLVWTNVDDAPGEVIWAAPKTGSDYAAFVDNPLPFSWDLRAGSKTYTNVDVLCFDDRVVNLYGYQFFDITPEVIYELCFFANYCSDAGRHYTANYSLDIYYGISANGTPLYSGEVPMIGEDGEFYADPLCLAIPGPQNDEADDVPYLYYEATLLDWEDNYGSANGQTISGTWSWNDIEGLLNEDGETSEYFHAFINCGDEGNGPVDSDQDGIPDIEDNCPNVPNPDQADADMNGVGDACEPGNDDDGDGVPNDIDECPDTDPGVEVDEVGCESIQVPGRDIVVLNDANIFDQNSMQDPNNVRFVQNLVNFTTTGSRNDGRTFMFDTGKNTSCPQCPDIWATMRSVITNEGFTISDISSTNGSLTNIPTDVKIIMLVMPTYQYTIEEINTLKSFAAEGGRIIFMGEHELYYGAGIAIENQFLINMGAVLRNTGGYVDCLDFNGAPPKVIPSESIRNHPIMEGIDGLSIACASIIEPGEGDFALFYDTTNTNVLGGVAKIDTEPIRSSVPVEKSAQYDIIENSRIKATLTGN